From the Solibacillus sp. FSL R5-0449 genome, one window contains:
- a CDS encoding ABC transporter ATP-binding protein produces MKAVRINDVSKKFGDVVSVKDLELDIKSGEFFTFLGPSGCGKTTTLRMIAGFYYPSQGKIYFDNQDVTTLQPNKRNIGMVFQNYALFPHMTVNENIAFGLEIRKYDRKTIKEKVDRIRELVHLGPYGSRKINELSGGQQQRVALARALVIEPDILLLDEPLSNLDAKLREETRIEIKRIQSELGVTTIYVTHDQTEAMAMSDRIMVMEHGVVKQIGTPQEIYHRPNNRFVATFIGETNLLTMKVKSIEDNMITVTNDKGLELQGLTENLAAGLQVAIGDEIYVSVRPEAFESGPGENTVTGIVELIEFTGISVNYFIKWNDTTLKAMIISRGTAILQAGDMIELHIPKQNIYFLGE; encoded by the coding sequence ATGAAAGCTGTTCGTATTAACGACGTTTCAAAAAAATTCGGTGATGTCGTGAGCGTCAAAGATTTAGAGCTGGATATAAAATCGGGTGAATTTTTTACATTTCTAGGTCCGAGTGGGTGTGGCAAAACAACAACATTACGGATGATTGCCGGATTTTACTACCCTTCTCAAGGTAAAATTTACTTTGACAATCAGGATGTCACAACATTGCAGCCTAATAAACGGAATATTGGAATGGTGTTTCAAAACTATGCACTCTTCCCGCATATGACAGTCAATGAAAATATTGCATTCGGTCTGGAAATCCGGAAATATGATAGAAAAACGATCAAAGAAAAGGTTGACCGGATACGCGAGCTTGTTCATCTAGGTCCATATGGCTCACGCAAAATCAATGAATTATCGGGTGGTCAGCAGCAGCGTGTTGCTTTGGCACGTGCGCTTGTCATTGAACCTGACATTTTGCTTCTGGATGAGCCATTATCCAATTTGGATGCAAAATTACGTGAGGAAACGCGGATTGAAATCAAACGGATTCAGTCGGAACTGGGTGTGACGACAATTTACGTTACCCATGACCAGACTGAGGCGATGGCAATGTCCGACCGGATTATGGTAATGGAGCATGGCGTCGTCAAACAAATCGGTACGCCACAGGAAATTTACCATCGGCCAAACAACCGCTTTGTCGCTACTTTTATCGGAGAGACAAACTTGCTTACGATGAAAGTAAAATCGATTGAAGACAATATGATTACCGTTACAAATGATAAAGGACTTGAACTGCAAGGCCTGACAGAAAACTTGGCAGCGGGTCTTCAAGTAGCAATCGGAGACGAAATTTATGTATCCGTCCGTCCTGAAGCATTTGAAAGCGGTCCTGGTGAAAACACCGTTACAGGTATCGTCGAGCTGATCGAATTTACCGGAATCAGCGTAAATTACTTTATCAAATGGAATGATACTACATTAAAAGCAATGATTATTAGTCGGGGTACTGCAATACTGCAAGCTGGCGATATGATTGAACTACATATCCCGAAACAAAATATTTATTTCCTAGGAGAATAA
- the sstT gene encoding serine/threonine transporter SstT: MKRLFEKWNSINLVNRIIVGIIIGVILALTVPDTVSGITILGALFVSALKAVAPVLVFVLVINAIASHVGGKATNMKMILALYGVATLAAGFVAVVASYIFPTVLTLKTEAQDVTPPSGILEVFETLLFNIVTNPVTAIMNANYLGILAWAVVLGIALKAANDSTKGVIANFSDAITKVVQWIINLAPFGILGIVFEAISTTGLSALGEYARLILILVGTMFFVALVVNPLIVYAVARRNPYPLIFTSIKESGITAFFTRSSAANIPVNMALAEKLKLDKDTYAVSIPLGATINMGGAAITISVLTMATAHTLGIEVDFFTAVILMVMAALSAAGASGVAGGSLLLIPLACSLFGISDDIAMQVVAIGFIIGVIQDSCETALNSSTDIVFTAAAEYAKERKQN, from the coding sequence ATGAAAAGATTGTTCGAAAAATGGAACAGCATCAACTTAGTAAACCGTATTATTGTTGGTATAATTATTGGCGTTATTTTAGCACTAACGGTTCCTGACACAGTAAGTGGTATTACCATTCTAGGGGCTCTATTCGTTTCAGCTTTAAAAGCAGTTGCACCTGTTTTAGTGTTTGTACTTGTTATTAATGCGATTGCTTCACATGTTGGCGGCAAAGCAACAAATATGAAGATGATTCTTGCTTTATACGGGGTAGCGACATTAGCAGCGGGATTTGTAGCAGTCGTTGCAAGCTATATTTTTCCGACAGTATTAACTTTAAAAACAGAAGCACAGGATGTGACACCGCCTAGCGGGATCCTTGAAGTGTTTGAAACATTATTGTTCAATATTGTGACAAATCCGGTAACTGCTATTATGAATGCAAATTATCTTGGTATTTTAGCTTGGGCAGTAGTTTTAGGGATTGCTTTAAAAGCAGCGAATGATTCAACAAAAGGTGTTATTGCGAATTTTTCGGATGCAATTACGAAAGTTGTACAATGGATTATTAACTTAGCACCATTCGGTATTTTAGGAATAGTATTTGAAGCGATTTCTACAACAGGACTTTCAGCATTAGGGGAATATGCCCGTCTAATTCTGATTCTTGTAGGGACAATGTTCTTCGTGGCACTCGTTGTGAATCCGCTGATTGTATATGCGGTAGCAAGAAGAAATCCGTATCCTCTAATTTTTACATCTATTAAAGAGAGTGGAATTACAGCCTTCTTCACACGTAGTTCAGCGGCCAATATTCCAGTCAATATGGCATTGGCAGAAAAGCTGAAATTAGATAAAGATACATATGCTGTATCGATACCATTAGGTGCAACAATCAATATGGGCGGAGCAGCGATTACAATTTCCGTGCTGACGATGGCAACTGCACATACATTAGGTATAGAGGTAGATTTCTTCACTGCGGTCATCTTAATGGTAATGGCTGCACTGTCAGCTGCGGGTGCATCTGGAGTTGCTGGCGGCTCGCTGTTACTGATTCCTTTAGCGTGTAGCTTATTCGGGATTTCAGACGATATTGCGATGCAAGTCGTGGCAATTGGTTTCATCATCGGTGTCATTCAGGATTCTTGTGAAACAGCATTGAATTCGTCAACAGATATCGTATTTACAGCTGCAGCTGAATATGCGAAAGAACGTAAACAAAACTAA
- a CDS encoding Fe-S oxidoreductase: MKKYLFAIILLLLAGCSNGESTNVKFTEKQAVPFEIMKYDEKIAPIYESLVPHIAYANTQGQFESLQGRFDVDNFTIDMDEYMAVFIVTYSGSCGTSVDNVYKHGDYLAVQLIDNVGQKCEDEGMPHTFVLQVEKDDYEKVQLYNGNIIKSSVDVE; the protein is encoded by the coding sequence ATGAAAAAATATTTGTTTGCTATTATCCTATTGTTGTTGGCGGGTTGTAGTAATGGAGAAAGTACAAATGTCAAATTTACCGAGAAACAGGCGGTACCATTTGAAATAATGAAATATGATGAAAAAATTGCACCGATTTATGAATCGCTCGTTCCGCATATTGCCTATGCAAATACACAAGGTCAATTTGAATCACTGCAAGGTCGTTTTGATGTAGACAATTTCACGATTGATATGGATGAGTATATGGCAGTATTTATTGTCACTTATTCGGGCAGCTGTGGTACATCAGTCGATAATGTATACAAACATGGCGATTACTTGGCGGTTCAACTGATCGACAATGTTGGTCAAAAATGTGAAGACGAGGGTATGCCCCATACATTCGTACTCCAAGTAGAGAAGGACGATTACGAAAAAGTTCAATTATATAATGGCAACATCATCAAATCTTCAGTCGATGTAGAATAA
- a CDS encoding carboxylate--amine ligase produces MTQQPFLPIIVGTDINAYNMAISFHEEYKIRPILVGKGVLPFTNLSNIPRAIEYDKKLGEPDQFAKILISVAKKYEKEAEKLILIGTNDLYVRLIIENRAILRDYFVFNYIDENLMNDLQIKSNFYKLCEQYGIDIPTTVFYDCKTDGSFETEMMYPVIIKPSNGIEYSRHPFEGQAKVFKVESKEEVQKVIDMIKNSGYKEELIIQDYIPGDDTAMWDSVVYVNAKGETQLVSFAQVVLQEHTKTAIGNYTALITRYNEEVMTKLRGFLEAVGYRGYGNFDLKYDERDGKFKVFEVNIRQGRSSYYINAMGHNLARNFVEDLIYDIPKPCSYLKGDVLFSVVPKIVLKKFVYDESVKKDIRRLIKEKKLVNPLFYKQDKHLKRKIYMFIRQVNYYKKYKQNVW; encoded by the coding sequence ATGACTCAACAACCATTTTTACCGATTATTGTCGGTACTGATATTAATGCATATAACATGGCGATTTCTTTCCATGAAGAATATAAAATCCGTCCGATTCTAGTAGGAAAAGGTGTTTTGCCTTTTACGAACTTAAGCAATATTCCACGTGCCATTGAATATGACAAAAAACTAGGTGAACCGGATCAGTTTGCCAAAATATTAATTAGCGTTGCGAAGAAATATGAAAAAGAAGCGGAAAAGCTCATTTTAATCGGCACAAACGATTTATATGTCCGTTTAATTATTGAAAACCGTGCGATCTTAAGAGATTATTTCGTGTTCAACTATATCGATGAAAATTTAATGAATGACTTACAGATTAAATCGAATTTCTATAAGCTTTGTGAACAGTACGGCATCGATATTCCAACGACTGTATTTTATGATTGCAAAACAGATGGCTCATTTGAAACAGAGATGATGTATCCGGTTATTATTAAACCGAGTAACGGGATTGAATACAGCCGTCATCCATTTGAAGGCCAGGCAAAAGTTTTCAAAGTGGAAAGCAAAGAAGAAGTTCAGAAAGTAATCGATATGATTAAAAATAGCGGCTACAAGGAAGAGCTTATTATTCAGGATTATATTCCCGGTGATGATACAGCAATGTGGGATTCGGTTGTCTATGTGAATGCAAAAGGGGAAACTCAGCTTGTATCGTTTGCACAAGTTGTCCTTCAGGAACATACGAAAACGGCGATCGGCAATTATACAGCGCTTATAACGCGCTACAACGAAGAAGTGATGACGAAACTGCGGGGCTTTTTGGAAGCGGTCGGCTATCGAGGCTACGGTAACTTTGATTTGAAATACGATGAGCGTGACGGGAAATTTAAAGTGTTCGAAGTAAATATTCGTCAAGGCCGTTCAAGTTATTATATTAATGCGATGGGTCATAATTTGGCGCGCAACTTTGTGGAAGATCTGATTTACGATATTCCGAAACCTTGCTCCTATTTAAAAGGAGATGTCCTGTTTTCAGTCGTTCCGAAAATTGTATTGAAGAAATTCGTTTACGATGAATCGGTGAAAAAGGATATTCGACGTCTGATCAAGGAAAAGAAACTTGTAAATCCGTTGTTCTACAAACAGGACAAGCATTTGAAACGCAAAATCTACATGTTTATCCGACAGGTCAATTACTATAAAAAATATAAACAAAACGTTTGGTAA
- a CDS encoding hemolysin family protein — MDVNTILNIILLIIFLGLTGFFVAAEFAVVKIRKSRIDQLILEGNKKAVIAKKVAGDLDYYLSACQLGITITAIGLGAFTKPYVKELMYPVFDWLNVSDVVASAASYVIALAIVSYLHVVIGEMAPKTLAIQFSEKVTLMLAGPLYWFGKVMYPFIQALNGTSRILLRAIGVKSAGEEQAYSEEELKIIMAQSFQGGQIDQQELKYLENVFAFDERVAKDIMVPRTDLVTIDKDMSAEEIIQILDEHNYTRYPIVENNDKDRILGVINANKLLSHIVSKRPVQLEQFLTKVPFVLGVTSIQDALLKMQKAKAHMTVIIDEYGGTAGVLTMEDVLEELVGEIRDEFDEDEVDDIRKSGENEYTINGRVLLDELEDRFGFEFEDSEEIDTIGGWIQHTNIDSIKNGEELQIGDEIKFDDHTWVISDMDNYQIKEVVLRQYKLQQ, encoded by the coding sequence TTGGACGTAAACACCATATTAAACATCATTTTATTAATTATCTTTTTAGGTTTAACCGGATTTTTCGTAGCAGCAGAATTTGCTGTTGTAAAAATCCGTAAATCCCGTATTGATCAATTGATTTTAGAAGGCAATAAAAAAGCAGTCATAGCTAAAAAAGTAGCAGGGGACCTTGATTATTATTTATCTGCCTGTCAGCTCGGAATAACAATCACAGCAATCGGTTTGGGTGCGTTTACAAAGCCGTATGTAAAAGAGCTGATGTATCCTGTATTCGACTGGTTAAATGTTTCGGATGTTGTTGCTTCGGCTGCTTCTTATGTCATTGCGCTTGCCATTGTAAGTTATTTGCACGTAGTAATTGGTGAAATGGCGCCAAAAACGTTAGCGATCCAGTTTTCCGAGAAAGTAACATTAATGCTTGCAGGACCGCTTTATTGGTTCGGTAAAGTAATGTATCCGTTTATCCAGGCGTTGAATGGAACTTCTCGTATATTGTTACGCGCAATCGGTGTGAAATCAGCGGGTGAAGAGCAGGCCTATTCGGAAGAAGAACTGAAAATCATTATGGCACAAAGTTTCCAAGGCGGCCAAATCGACCAACAGGAACTGAAATATTTAGAAAATGTATTTGCCTTTGATGAACGTGTTGCAAAAGACATTATGGTGCCGCGAACAGACTTAGTGACAATCGACAAAGATATGAGTGCCGAAGAGATTATCCAAATCTTAGACGAACATAACTATACACGTTATCCGATCGTTGAAAATAATGATAAAGACCGCATTCTTGGCGTCATCAATGCGAACAAATTACTTAGCCATATTGTTTCTAAGCGCCCGGTACAGCTCGAGCAGTTTTTAACGAAAGTGCCATTTGTTTTAGGTGTGACAAGTATCCAGGATGCACTTTTAAAAATGCAGAAGGCGAAAGCGCATATGACGGTTATTATCGATGAATATGGCGGGACAGCCGGTGTATTAACGATGGAAGATGTTTTGGAAGAGCTTGTTGGTGAGATTAGGGATGAATTTGACGAGGATGAAGTGGATGATATCCGAAAGTCAGGAGAAAACGAATATACGATTAACGGCCGTGTACTGCTCGATGAACTGGAGGATCGTTTCGGATTTGAGTTTGAGGACAGTGAAGAGATTGATACAATTGGCGGCTGGATTCAGCATACGAATATCGATTCCATCAAAAACGGTGAAGAACTTCAAATCGGTGACGAAATAAAATTCGACGACCATACTTGGGTCATTTCAGATATGGACAATTATCAAATTAAAGAAGTTGTATTAAGACAATATAAACTTCAGCAGTAA
- a CDS encoding bile acid:sodium symporter family protein yields the protein MVQSLNQFIQRWMPVLTPLSLVIGVLLEKIGTHFLFLVPLLFAVMTFISSLNLKFRDIKVFKQYPKTILFMIAFLHILMPLWAFILAELIFDDRLLTIGFLISVAVPTGVTSVIWVTISKGNLPLSLAIILIDTLLAPILMPLILHLVVGESISLNTPALIFDLIWMIVLPSILGILVNEWTKGKLFEQYGKPMSLISKLCLFAIIMINSSAIAPYVKTIDWELAKVIAVVLFLAVSGYILSLVLGRLFWKSEADQATFVFNGGMRNIAVGVVIATTYFPSKVAMPVVFGMLFQQVLASIFYKIIRKNSAVE from the coding sequence ATGGTTCAATCGCTCAATCAATTTATTCAAAGGTGGATGCCAGTATTAACACCGCTCAGTTTAGTCATCGGTGTTCTGCTCGAAAAAATCGGTACCCATTTTCTTTTTCTTGTGCCGTTATTATTTGCGGTCATGACTTTCATCAGCAGTTTGAATCTAAAATTTCGCGATATAAAAGTGTTTAAACAATATCCTAAAACAATTTTATTTATGATCGCATTTCTACATATACTCATGCCTTTATGGGCATTCATTCTGGCGGAGCTTATATTCGATGACCGCCTATTAACAATCGGTTTTCTCATTTCCGTTGCCGTGCCAACAGGGGTTACGAGCGTCATTTGGGTGACGATCAGTAAAGGGAACCTGCCTTTATCACTCGCCATCATTTTAATTGATACATTGCTTGCTCCGATTCTTATGCCGTTAATCTTGCATTTAGTTGTCGGGGAGTCCATATCGCTAAATACGCCAGCGCTTATTTTTGATCTTATTTGGATGATTGTTTTACCTTCGATATTAGGTATCCTTGTCAATGAATGGACAAAAGGAAAGTTGTTCGAACAATATGGAAAACCAATGTCTTTAATCTCGAAGCTCTGTTTGTTCGCAATTATTATGATTAATAGTAGTGCAATTGCACCCTATGTAAAAACGATAGACTGGGAGCTTGCAAAAGTAATTGCGGTTGTCTTATTTTTAGCAGTTTCCGGCTATATACTATCCCTTGTGCTTGGCCGACTGTTTTGGAAATCAGAGGCCGATCAGGCGACATTTGTCTTTAATGGGGGAATGCGGAATATTGCGGTAGGGGTCGTTATCGCTACTACATATTTCCCGTCAAAAGTAGCAATGCCGGTCGTTTTCGGGATGTTATTCCAGCAAGTATTAGCTTCGATATTTTATAAAATAATCCGAAAAAATTCGGCAGTAGAATAA
- a CDS encoding extracellular solute-binding protein has product MKRFTWLSLILTTLLLVLAACGDSEETTNDSTQGDSGTTEGTTEENASGKLVIYTGRDENMVQGVIEKFNERYPNIEVEYMTMGAQQILERVRGEKANPQGDFWWGGTQSAMMVAANEDLLLQWDPSFIDSVDPLHKDEQNRWVGEMLLPEVIMINSDVMSPEEGPQDWDELLDPKWKDEILIRGVLASGTMRTIYSSMIFRQGADDPSKGYDWLMKLDANTKEYTQDPNALYLKLARQEGSISLWNLQDILLKKHTTDYTFDFIYPESGAPILVDAVGIVNNAKNEENAKLFMEFLFDQETMVELSKEYYQIPTRTDIAEDAMPDWYKELDLKPLDIDWQVMADKEAEWMEYWDTNIKGKGK; this is encoded by the coding sequence ATGAAAAGATTTACTTGGCTTTCTCTTATTCTCACAACTCTTTTATTAGTTTTGGCTGCGTGCGGCGACTCCGAAGAGACGACAAATGATTCAACTCAAGGCGATAGCGGCACGACAGAAGGTACAACAGAAGAAAATGCTTCCGGCAAGCTCGTAATTTACACGGGGCGTGACGAAAACATGGTACAGGGTGTTATCGAAAAGTTTAATGAGCGTTACCCGAATATCGAAGTGGAATATATGACAATGGGTGCACAGCAGATTTTAGAGCGTGTGCGTGGTGAAAAAGCCAACCCACAAGGCGATTTTTGGTGGGGCGGTACACAGTCAGCGATGATGGTTGCCGCAAATGAGGATTTGCTTTTACAATGGGATCCTTCATTTATCGATTCTGTTGACCCTCTTCATAAGGATGAGCAAAATCGCTGGGTTGGTGAGATGCTGTTACCTGAAGTCATTATGATTAACAGTGATGTGATGTCACCGGAAGAAGGACCACAGGATTGGGATGAATTACTTGATCCAAAGTGGAAAGATGAAATTTTAATTCGCGGTGTTCTTGCTTCAGGAACGATGCGGACAATTTATTCTTCTATGATTTTCCGCCAAGGTGCAGATGATCCATCAAAAGGCTATGACTGGCTGATGAAACTTGATGCGAATACGAAAGAATATACACAAGATCCTAACGCGCTGTATTTAAAACTGGCACGCCAGGAAGGTTCAATTTCGTTATGGAACTTGCAGGATATTTTACTGAAAAAACATACAACGGATTACACATTTGACTTTATTTATCCGGAAAGCGGTGCACCGATTTTAGTCGATGCAGTCGGTATTGTAAACAATGCTAAAAATGAAGAAAATGCGAAATTATTTATGGAATTCCTGTTCGATCAAGAAACGATGGTTGAACTTTCAAAAGAGTATTACCAAATTCCAACACGTACGGATATTGCGGAAGATGCTATGCCTGACTGGTATAAAGAGCTGGATTTAAAACCACTTGATATCGATTGGCAAGTAATGGCCGATAAAGAAGCGGAATGGATGGAGTATTGGGATACAAATATTAAAGGAAAAGGCAAATAG
- a CDS encoding SACOL1771 family peroxiredoxin, with amino-acid sequence MAIHTFTLTIDWPGGRNAVGDLKTERLQTQISIPPEMDGPGIGTNPDEMLLGAAATCYLITLAAMLERSQIEAKLDLKSEGLVDVTNGVFTYKAIHHYVDIDLKNKDDERARRIAERYAYKAEETCMISKALKGNVEVHTHLTLI; translated from the coding sequence ATGGCGATACATACTTTTACATTAACAATTGACTGGCCGGGGGGAAGAAATGCGGTTGGGGACTTGAAAACTGAACGATTGCAGACGCAAATTTCGATTCCACCTGAAATGGATGGTCCTGGTATTGGCACAAATCCGGATGAAATGCTGCTTGGTGCCGCAGCAACATGCTATTTAATTACATTGGCAGCAATGCTTGAGCGCAGCCAAATTGAAGCAAAGCTTGATCTGAAGTCAGAAGGGCTTGTAGATGTGACAAATGGTGTTTTTACATACAAAGCGATCCATCATTATGTCGATATTGACCTGAAGAACAAAGACGATGAACGTGCTCGTCGAATAGCGGAGCGCTATGCATATAAGGCAGAAGAAACTTGTATGATTAGTAAAGCGCTAAAAGGGAATGTAGAAGTGCATACACATTTAACTTTGATCTAA
- a CDS encoding pyridoxamine 5'-phosphate oxidase family protein codes for METLKEKVLSIIKDHKIGTMATLNGRHPYVRYMTFTNEDFTLYATTTEDSQKVYDLNENPYTHILLGYTKEDMDAPYLEITAKLSEVKDDSLKLKITNFFKDVFTSEDGDMVTLQFDPITIKLMNDGEPQELKL; via the coding sequence ATGGAAACATTAAAAGAAAAAGTACTTTCAATTATTAAAGACCATAAAATCGGGACAATGGCTACATTAAACGGACGTCACCCTTATGTTCGTTACATGACGTTTACAAACGAAGACTTCACGCTCTATGCGACAACAACTGAAGACTCTCAAAAAGTGTACGATTTAAATGAAAATCCTTACACGCATATTTTACTGGGTTATACAAAGGAAGACATGGATGCCCCGTATTTAGAAATTACAGCAAAACTAAGTGAAGTAAAAGATGATTCATTAAAGCTGAAAATCACAAACTTCTTTAAAGACGTTTTCACATCAGAAGACGGGGATATGGTGACACTTCAATTCGATCCGATCACAATCAAATTAATGAACGATGGTGAGCCACAGGAATTGAAGCTTTAA
- a CDS encoding pyridoxamine 5'-phosphate oxidase family protein: protein MSKSNKEIALQILNENSIGVMATNNNGVPNSRYMTFDYVESKLYTVALEDSDVVREITEYGGTHILLGYEGEGMLETFLEIEGNAATTLNDAVKQMLLDKYPKHADGNFVLIQVTPTRMRIMNKDGKNQEEIQLY, encoded by the coding sequence ATGAGCAAAAGTAATAAAGAAATTGCATTGCAAATTTTAAACGAAAACAGTATAGGCGTTATGGCTACAAATAATAACGGTGTACCGAATTCACGCTATATGACATTTGACTATGTAGAATCGAAATTATATACGGTAGCACTGGAAGATTCCGATGTCGTACGTGAAATTACGGAATACGGCGGTACCCACATTTTATTAGGATATGAAGGCGAAGGAATGCTTGAAACATTCTTGGAAATCGAAGGCAATGCAGCAACAACATTAAACGATGCTGTGAAACAGATGCTGCTTGATAAATATCCAAAGCATGCTGACGGCAATTTTGTGCTAATTCAAGTTACGCCGACACGAATGCGAATTATGAATAAAGACGGAAAAAACCAGGAAGAGATTCAACTATATTAA
- a CDS encoding DUF4003 family protein, with the protein MNAQLQLFFTNIDKIVLYFGADAKYFYIDLALKLTVRNIVFNYEDYEKARQQIKTNTKWYNFARVNTEIINTYYVHYAKEPEKIGEALNLHKSLSKQFTRHDDSYIAAAYLKSEQHIERIDQLIKDLMTKQSVKYAPLKLSTSAMLAGRTEDTKVLANSVEQYYQALVSFGYERTKDTTNTAVILTIGTGDFHQESFARLKELTTYIKKTEKKLKPHHYNTIALLSLAKFEVHQFPALHDMHEEICRFLKLDRRQFNSLLVATQIYTSTEAIGDLPSYDVDFSTIIFSAAEHSNTGSYDSDISAGSAD; encoded by the coding sequence ATGAATGCTCAATTACAATTATTTTTTACAAACATTGATAAAATCGTTTTATATTTTGGGGCAGATGCAAAATATTTTTATATTGATCTTGCCTTAAAGCTGACAGTCCGCAATATCGTATTCAACTATGAAGATTATGAAAAGGCACGTCAGCAAATCAAAACCAATACAAAATGGTATAACTTTGCACGGGTTAATACTGAAATCATCAATACATACTATGTCCATTATGCAAAGGAACCTGAAAAAATCGGAGAAGCTTTAAATCTTCACAAATCTCTTTCAAAGCAGTTTACCCGCCATGATGACAGCTATATTGCGGCTGCCTATTTAAAATCGGAACAACATATCGAGCGAATCGATCAGTTAATTAAAGATTTAATGACCAAACAGAGCGTAAAATATGCGCCATTAAAGCTTTCCACTAGTGCGATGCTTGCCGGACGAACAGAAGATACAAAAGTACTGGCAAATAGTGTGGAACAGTATTATCAGGCACTTGTATCATTCGGTTATGAACGAACAAAGGATACGACTAATACAGCGGTCATTTTAACAATCGGTACAGGGGATTTTCATCAAGAATCCTTTGCCCGGTTAAAAGAACTGACAACTTATATTAAAAAAACTGAAAAAAAACTGAAACCGCACCATTACAATACGATTGCCCTGCTTTCACTCGCCAAGTTCGAAGTCCACCAGTTCCCGGCACTCCATGATATGCACGAAGAAATTTGCCGCTTTTTAAAATTAGATCGCAGACAATTTAATTCGCTGCTTGTAGCCACTCAAATTTATACATCGACTGAAGCAATCGGTGATTTACCCTCATATGATGTAGATTTCTCCACGATTATTTTCTCTGCTGCTGAGCATTCAAATACCGGAAGTTATGATAGTGATATTTCTGCCGGCAGTGCTGATTGA
- a CDS encoding hemolysin family protein, with protein MDSIIIINLILVAVFILLTAFFVGAEFSILKVRMSRIDQLIAEGNKKAVTAKKVTQDLDYYLSACQLGITITALILGALGEPTVEKMLEPVFDYFSIPAAVATALSYVIALSVVTFLHVVLGELMPKTLAIQYAEKMTLILAPPLYWFGKVTGPIISVLNGSARGLLKIFGVKPAGHDTVYSEEELRLIVTQSYEGGEINRTELAYLENIFAFDTRMLREVMIPRSEMITIERNYTLQQILEVIDEYEFTRYPVIDRTKNTAAFIGFVNTKEMLTDIAAGRTNSITTYIREIPRYKETVAIKDVFLKMQQSRNHMAIVTDEKGKTIGLVTMEDILSEIVGEIEDEDGGEMIVPST; from the coding sequence TTGGACAGTATTATAATTATAAATTTAATTTTAGTCGCGGTATTTATTTTGTTGACAGCCTTTTTCGTTGGGGCCGAATTCTCGATCTTAAAAGTGCGTATGTCACGAATCGACCAGCTTATCGCAGAGGGCAATAAAAAAGCCGTCACAGCAAAAAAGGTAACACAGGATCTGGATTATTATTTATCGGCCTGTCAGCTGGGGATTACGATTACTGCATTAATTCTTGGTGCACTCGGTGAACCGACCGTAGAAAAAATGCTTGAGCCTGTTTTTGACTATTTCAGCATTCCGGCAGCGGTTGCAACAGCCCTTTCCTATGTGATCGCGTTATCGGTTGTTACTTTTTTACACGTAGTACTTGGCGAGCTGATGCCAAAGACATTGGCCATCCAATATGCTGAAAAAATGACTTTAATTTTGGCACCGCCACTTTATTGGTTCGGGAAAGTTACAGGGCCGATTATCTCAGTATTAAATGGTTCGGCTCGCGGACTGCTGAAAATCTTCGGTGTCAAACCGGCTGGGCACGATACAGTTTACTCGGAAGAAGAACTTAGACTGATTGTGACACAAAGTTATGAAGGCGGAGAGATCAACCGGACGGAGCTTGCCTATTTAGAAAATATTTTCGCTTTTGATACACGAATGTTACGGGAAGTAATGATTCCCCGCAGTGAAATGATTACAATCGAAAGAAACTATACATTACAGCAAATTCTCGAGGTAATCGACGAGTATGAATTTACACGCTACCCGGTTATTGATCGTACTAAAAATACAGCAGCCTTCATCGGTTTCGTTAACACTAAGGAAATGCTGACAGATATTGCTGCAGGACGTACGAATTCAATCACTACGTATATTCGTGAGATTCCTCGCTATAAAGAAACAGTAGCGATTAAAGATGTATTTTTGAAAATGCAGCAATCGCGCAACCATATGGCGATTGTAACAGATGAAAAAGGGAAAACAATCGGTCTTGTGACGATGGAAGATATCCTGTCCGAAATTGTGGGAGAAATTGAAGATGAAGATGGTGGGGAAATGATCGTTCCCTCAACATAA